Sequence from the Helicoverpa armigera isolate CAAS_96S chromosome 14, ASM3070526v1, whole genome shotgun sequence genome:
GAATCTGTTAGTTTGTTAAACTTCCCCCCCAGTGGTTCAAGAACCTTCAGACAGACAGTAAAGATGTGGGTatcagctagtaaataatacatGCTACTTTTCCAGGCAACTATTgatttgaaatagttttatacccattttaaaaccatttggtaaaaatttgcaatatttttagtactattttaaaaaatgatcTCAGTTTGAATAATTAAGTCGAGGCTAAGGCATAAGAAATGCGTAAATACCCGGAGGTATATTGACGGCATTGAAGCATAATATGCACTACTATTGATCTTATTTTCTTTAGCTAAGAAATGCGCAATGCGCTATTATACGACAATATACATATCAttctataatttaataaaaaatatctcattacaatatacttttataattttttggaaTGTTTGGTCAATAGTTCGTTTTTAGATGCCAAGGCATTGTTATGAGTCTATTGTGCTAATGTAACTGTTATTTAcaagttgttttttatttttgtaaaacaaaaatcttttgcAGTTCTGttctaaacaaaaattacaaatgttCAATAACAGTAAAAAGGCTTCACTAATCTAAACTCAATTTGGAGAATGTAGTCCAACCAATGAAGACAGGATAGACTACACCTAGGTATATGAATCTTGAAGTAAACTAGTTTAAAATAGACAAGAAAGAGCCCCAAATTACTCAGTTTAACAtggcataataataattactgcTTGCATGCTGCATGTTATGCCTGAGTGAAAGTGCAGTAAGTAGGGTATAGTGCTAAACTTGCATGTCATCACACccaaataatattgatttatacttgtataagttttcattttaagaCCCACACTTAATTTTTGGATCTGATATTCAGGGATAAATTATTGCAAtttcttaaacattttttatgaaaatttagatttttctttgttttgatGTCTAGATAAACCTGCAGAGTCATTAGATCAATTAATTGATCAAGTAATTACTTGAAGATCTGATTTTCAGAGCTCTCAAGTAGTATAGAGAACACTTATAGGGCAtgtgttaatttattgaatacacAGTTTAATTTCTCTgtgtgtaaattatattttttactaggtGCCACAAATCCACAGTGAATTTCTATTAGTATTGATAAGGTTCATTGAATTTTGCCCTTTTAAGTTCTTATTCCATATTAGAGTGATGTATGATTAActttttgaattgattttatatacaaatttatgtatacaatgttgtatagtgattttttaatatttgtatacggttcttcaaagaatacagacagaattgtgttgctggggagtttgttccaccacttcttcttcccagcaaaaacacataggaagtggtgaagggcgggcgttttgggggctgtcttttgttaatttgacgttcgaaaagtgctgattgtcagcctattttgaataaatgacttttgattttacCAACAAAGACCATAAGCAACACTATTATGTGTTTAATCAATACACATTTTAGTGAGATGACTCAAAATTTCATTTATAGTATTGATGTTAAGTTAAAGTTAACTGTAAAGTAATACACAATGACATGCAGAGCGGCTTTGCATAtggctaaaataatttgtagggTTCAAGAATCAGGTTTGTACACAAAGAAATATTATCATCCAGACAAGAATATTTAGCATAATTTGAGGGTAGGCCTTAGTTACCCAAACATGTTCTgcaatttttgtattattaattgCTATTACAACATATCAAGTATGCCagaaatttgttatttattaatataaattcttgCTTGCAATTGCAAATCCCAAGTGAAAGTTATGAAGCACATAGTTGGTGCTAACtattaaaaaactaataaaaataaaataggtatctaCGCATAACTAagcaattataaataaaacagagggtaaaagaaaaaaaacttggaTAAGTTGTGATGGATGTTCCAATAAAGTGGTAAATGTGTAATTCAATACCTTGATATTTGCTGTCCACCACCCACATGCTTCCTTCTCATTGGATCTCGCGTATACCTCCACCTCTTGGTTTTCCACGAACTCTGTGTGTTTGCCAGTGTCTTTCGGTGGTAGGAACACTTGCGAGAACGGGAACTTTGATTCCGGCTGCCAGCTACAATGCAAAATatcagtgtaaataaaaatacccgCACTAATTTATCTCAAAAATGTTTGTGTCCATAAAGTGCAATACTTACTCATTTTCAAAGGCTACGAGAACCTCGTTGTCGAGCACGTCGGTGACAATGGCCTAAAAATAAAGAGAATTTTAGAACATTCCGACTATACACCAACTTCGTGATGCGCTAGAAATAAGATATCTAGGTCATTTCAGCATTTATGCGCAAATTTTAATTTGCGTAGCGTGTTGTTCCAGTTTCATTAATACTGAATCGTACCTAAAATTGCAGaaagtaatataattattacaacACATGGAAAAATCACGCCCTGACAGGCGGACATGGCGTCCATTCCAGCCGTGATGATCTTcccggaaaaatatttttgtaagtataagAATTATCTAGGTACTGATCATcggaaataattgaataaacattacactaatcaaaataatacttGTTGTGTGAAATTATAACGTACTTCACAATTTACAAACCTTATAATAAGCACCATTATCACCGTACACCTCGACCGACAAATCCTCCATTTTGGTTTGAAAGCGTATTATTTGGCGTTTTCGGAGCGAGAACGAATCTTCGTAGAGAATCTACTGGCCAATCGTTAACCAGTATTTTAGCATAGACAAGAATagctttctttttaaaaagtgcTGCTACATTGTAATTTACTTTTGTGAGTCATCGacgtttttgaatttggaatcccctgttaaaaataaataatcataagtATTCAACAAAACACATTTTGTGCaacattgttattaattattatataaagccACTAATTTACTCTATCGAAATATATGACTGATCCTAAGATATCTACCTATACCGTAATCtctaaaaaaactatttatgatAAAATAGTGAATCACGTAATCTTTTatttggcttttatttcgctAGTCTGATAAAATAAACACGCGGGTGACGAACAATAATAAACGTATTCGAAAGCTATCATCGATGACGTTACTTCACATTTAACTTGCAACTGTGTATTactgctttaaaaaataatccatGAATCTAATTCAAAGTAACTGATCTAACAAAAACCAGTGATATTTTGGTAAGTACAGTTATTGAAGTTGCGTTTGCTCCTGCTGCATTAGCAGTAGTTGTAGTTCCAATCTTATTCACTTTTAGCATAAATCATTACATGTTTTCCAAATTGactgtattttataaattattataatttataaaactacaaGATCAAAATTAACCTAAGttatgttttctatttttatatttttcagtttctaGTTTATATTTTGCCCATTGACCAAGCACCGAGTATCATCATAGACAATATTGATGGATATTATCGGTCGTCGACGGCTGTCTACGGTCAATGACACTGATACACGTCAATTTGATGTAATGTCaactttcatgaaaataatatttgtttgaattgGTGCCACATATCAGCTTatctaaaatattgtaattacttATTTCCTAATATCATTACCATACAGTGAAAGTAAGTATACACTTACAGAAATTGATAGGCTGCTGAGACAATATAGGAATTACCAAGAGGAAAAGTATTTTAAACGTAAACTGAGTTTGTATATACAAAACGATGAATATTTTCAGATGAGTGACGAAAGACGTGTAGTATTAGTGACCGGAGGTTCTGGCCTTGTTGGCCAGGCAATAAGAATAATCATTGAAGAAGAAAAGTCATTAAACAATGATAGTGTTAAAAATGAGTCCTGGATATTCTGTGGGTCGAAAGACGGAGACCTCAGGTAAGCCGACtctcaactttaaaaaaaaataatgtattaaatttcttattaaaaataaaatcgagtTCCTCATATAATTGCCATGTATGTAATCCACTAGAAGCTAAAATTACCATTCCAGTCCTATGATACATGTAAGATTAAAATTGATTCAATTATAGAACAGtctattttgtatagtgtaaaGTGGCTTTACAGGGTAGCCAATGTAAAGCGTGATAATGTGAGTTAACCtccttttgataaattccagAGATAAGGCCCAAACAGAAGCCCTATTTGAGAGACATCGTCCCACTCATGTGATACATTTGGCCGCCATGGTTGGAGGGCTCTTCCACAACATGGCACATAATTTAGATTTCTTTGTAAGTATGAATATAGTAAGAGTAGAAAGTAACCGATTTAGTCaagatattttacatttttgtaacactGGAGAGCATATCACTAGTGCctcaaaatataaatgtgacATGTTGTCACAAAGTCAATCTTACAGCATCCAGTTGCCAGCAGGACCTTGTTGCCTTATGATGTAAAGATACTTTGTATTTAACATAATAACTAGAAACTTTCTGTTCACAAAATTCCAAAATAGATATTGTTAGGTAATCTAATAGTACTTTAACAATCTGATAACAAGTGCTTGATGAACTTGTAGATATTCTGATAAGATCATTATTATTGGTCTGTAAATATCATGCAGTAATTTTGTAGTGTACTTGTTTTAAccacagtggtttttatttatgctaatacaataaagaggaatcatatttttgtttgtacattaaaGTCTCCAGAACCCCTGAACCAATTTCAaacattatttcactgttagcaAGCTATACTAGCctagagtaacataggctgtattttgtGCAGCTttgggaagaagttcccacagGAAAGGTTGCTACTTATTGTTTACATACATTAAGGCATCATTAACTCAACTTTGATAAAtctgttatatttaaaatgttctcTGAGTTGTACTTTAAAAATGCCctcagtttataatttatattttttcttgcagAGGGAGAATATGGCAATAAATGACAATGTACTAAGTGCCagccataaaaataaagtcaCGAAAGTCGTGTCGTGTTTATCAACATGCATATTTCCTGATAAAACCACATATCCTATTGATGAGACTATGGTAAgtttcaaatataataattagatAATTAACAAATGCTATAAGTTTCTTTGAATCatgccaatataataatattgaaaactgGCTGTTCCTTGTAGTTTCAATGCAAATTACTCTCCTTTTTACCAGTAATGGTCCCATCATTATCTGTCCAATCATTTCAGAGATAagtaaccaaaaaaatattcgaatgtacctatttagtaaaaaaatgcttatttgaATATTGCCAGATATTCACAAAATAACTTGAAACTATTGTAACTGCATAACAATGTTACGGTTCCtaagaatatttacaaaataatttcaggtTCACAATGGCCCCCCACACACATCAAACTTTGGATATAGCTATGCCAAGAGGATGATTGATGTATTAAAcaggtattatttttctttcaattattACCATTCCCCTAGGTATATAAAAGTTTTACCAATTCTGACTCTTAAAAACACGTACTTTGAGATTTGTTGGTTCAATTCAATGCAAAAGGCCATGTCACATtatgttatagaaataaaactacttttatggattttatcgcggttatattatgtaatattacTTAATCCCGACAACCCGCCCGTGatcatggatgctgtaaagtgtaaaggatccgaaacgacggaattaaatcatattataaaatacataaaagtagttttctttaatattgtttattttgtcgttGTCCTTGGGTGTAACACAGTGATTTGTTGTGCATTCAGAGGCTACCACGAGTCGCACGGTTGCACGTTCACGTCCGTCATCCCGTGCAATGTGTTCGGTCCGCACGATAACTTCGACTTGCAGTCCAGTCACGTCATACCCGCGCTTATCCGGAGGATGGATGATGCTATGCACAACGGTACGTTTACTATTATATGGGTTTTTGGTTTCTATTTATTTGGTTGAAACCATTTTCACTCAACTGacgtatttcatttttatcttcACAAAAAATCACTCGATTTCCGATCTATTTACTACTGTATATCTATGGATTTATGACACACATTGCATAAGGTTGCCTACGTCAAGACTTTTTATAGGTCTGATAATAAAATTGGGCCGATTTTTTCTAAGATTTTCTGaccgactttttgtaggacgtgtGTGCGTTGCACTATTATTTTCACTATGTTCTATTTGTCTCCTCGGTCACCGATTATTGGACGTGGGCGGTCAGCCTAATGATTATGCTAACACGTTGCAGGTGACAAAACATTCACGGTGATGGGTAGCGGCAAGCCGTTACGTCAGTTCATCTACTCTCTGGACTTGGCGCGGCTCTTCATATGGGTGCTCAGGAACTACGACAGCGTCGAACCTATCATCCTCTCAGGTACAGTTTGACAATTTTATCTGGACTAGTGTTTTATGCGATTCTCACACTACCctgcatgatgcagcgtagcgCGTGGATGCGTGTTCTTCCATTGCTTGTAagtatctccgtttgtatggaaaacacgcacaGTCTAACACACAGAAAATGCATCCACgtgcgttcatgcggatcacgcgcATACACGCGGAGACACATCACGCGACGAGCCGCGACGCCACACCGCGACCCGCAGTGCCGTGACGTGTGCGCGACCATCACACGGAGCGGCCGATACATGACGATGATGCAGAGCTGCAcgcccgcaggaacgcgcgtaggtgcggcgACACGCAATATGCAGCATGATGAGGGGCACTGTGAAAATCGCCTTATTTGGAGAGCGGAAAAACCCTTACGACAATAGGTAGCGCTTCGTTGGTCTTTGCTTAAAAACTCGTACAGCTGATACTCatcggatgcagttgagtagcTGTTTCAAGAAACCTGACCACACATCACGTCACATTTTTGGTGATTCAGTTCAATGttattgacgtgaaaaagtgtaatgtaggtatgtgattATAATAACCTTTGACATATCTTTCTTACAGTGGACGAAGCAGATGAAGTAACAATAAGTACTGTGGCGGAAATGATAAAGAAAGCTCACGGTTTCCCCGGAGACATCGTGTACGACACCACGAAGGCCGACGGACAGTACAAGAAGACAGCTTCCAATGCCAAACTCAGGAGTCTGTACAAAGACTTCAAATTCACGCCCTTCGAAACCGCGATACACGATACCGTGGCGTGGTTCAAACAAAACCGGGAACATGCTAGGACGTAACTCATTATGTAtctatgaaaattataatttatttaatataaataatctttttgtGATAGTTACAAGTTAGCGTGGGGTGGAGGGGGGTGACCCCACAAAATCCCGTTATCAGATCCCGAATTCGCAAGAAGACACCTACTTTTAGGTCTCATGTGCATACAAGCCGTAAAAGTATACGACAAAGTATCAGCGCAGACCAGAGACCGAATCGTAGAGCTGCGTCTACGCTAGCAGAGCCGAGCACGAGCCGAACACAATTGGTCTAGTGTGAACCAACTTACAAGCCTAACGAGCGCGCAAGAGCATTTCGTTCGTGCTCGGCTGTGTTCCGCCTGCTGTCGGTTTTTGAGGAACACAAAGGGATTTGCTTCGCGACCACCGCTTTAAACGCTGCTACtgcaatattatattaatatcgtCCATATTCGTCAGGAGCCGCGAACTCACTGCGGAAAACTACTTTCGAGAACAGTAATCGTTGTAGGTTCGTTGTACGTCCACACTTGACGCCGCGCACGGCTCGGCTTGTGCTCGGCTCGTCGTCGCGTGAGGAAGCGCGTGCATGCTCGAGCTACATACATGCTCGCCCCACTAGGTACTCTGTTCAACATGTCCTGAATTGGCTAGCCGCCATTCCTTACGATTGATTGTGCCGGTGACAGATAGTGTGTCCAGTGTACAGTTgtgttattgtaaaaaatatttctgtagtATCAAATAtgactatacctacctatattttttggaataaaaacgaaattaaattttataatcttttattaaaatttaaataaaaatcttaaaaataagaaaCTACAAAATCGCGCACAGtaagatattataaaattaaataaaaataaaacaaggaacattaaaaaatattacagactATAAATATGCTATTTTTGCGTCATATCTGTGCGAAAGGTCAGGCGCTCAGCATAAATGTTGCGTTTGAGCTCAAAAGCACAACATTATGGGGCTGACCCACGCGTCCTTGCCTTAGGACAAGACAACATACAAGGTCCGAGGCAACACGGATACAGTGAGACGCTGTCTCGGGTAACGgaaatgcaaaaacaaatatttattttaattataaataagacAAATTATGCATGGATATTCTGGCTGCCAAAAGCCTCGCAATAGTGGAGTCTGATGGCGGGTGTAACAGTGACTCAAATTACATATaccaattacaaaaaaaatgcctacaaaTTACCATTTTGTAACTAGTTCTAAAAAAATGTTACAGCCTTTAGAACTAAATGatatcaaaattttataatcATTGCGCAATCTTCAATATTACCTGTATGGTCAAAAATTATACGCAGGtaattgcgcaatttaattgcTCGTCTAGGGATCGCCTTACGGACTCAAGCTCCTCCTAAGTGTCGCTAGATATACATTCTTTTCTGCTATCACTTTGCATTCTTCATACAATAGTTGTGTgcacatttattttgtacataacaGTCTTATTCAAACTCGAACGACGCCCGACGTGCGGCCGTTTACGAGTTTTGTAGACATtgtatgtataagtattattGTGCACACAGTCTTTGAAGACTTGCAAAAAAGTGATTTTGTGACCGAAACGGTCTCGGGTTTTCTGCGCGTGGCGTAATATTCCTCGCCCTGCGTCTCCCGCAGTTTGTTCGTTTATGGTTCACACTGAACAGAAAATCAGAGCTAGTGTAAAACAGtgttaactttttaaataacgCTCGTATTGAGCGCACTCCGAGTTCTCTAGTGACACTATATTACGAACTTGCATTTTTATTCATCCTAGTGCTTTAGTTTAGGTTACCTAGGATAACCGTGTTGCAagtcgtaataaaatatattattatactaatcAATCGTGTACTTCTTTTCAGTGACGCGTTGagacttttaatgaaaatatatttagtttttatatttttatttataaaagactACTCGCGTCGTGAGCGGATGGTATTGTACACAATGTAAAGCGTAAGTCCCCAAAGTTAGAGGTCTGACCGAGGTGTTCTTTTGTGGACACCAGAAATCGGAGTGCCCTTAAGTAAAATCAATTCCACCCTTGAGCCAGCGAAAAGCAAACCAGCTGTATTTCGTAAACTGTTCTGTTTAAGCAGCTGATACGATCTGCAATTACAATGTCAAGAGCTTTAGCTAACCACGTAGTGGTAGTCGGCGAATCCGAAGGCGTGCCCTTATCATTTATCCACAGCCAATAGCTTTTACTGCTCACGTTGTTATCCTAGTGCTTTTGTTGTAGATTACCTAGGATAGTGTGTTGTGCGTAATTGTGCGAGTTGCAGACTTTTGTTGTAAACATTATTcgtgttatattttattacataaaagacTTCTCGCGTTGCTGACGAACGTTGTTGTACCCCCGCACGGTGGTTAGTGAAAACATAAAATGAGGTTTTTCTTATGTAAGTTAACACATTTTGTTAGCtatggataaataaaatacaaccaTCTCGATGTCAGTATGGTGAGTATCTTAATTTTGATATAACTTCGTTCAAGagatacctattttttttagagcTAGTTACTAAATAGTAGCTAAGTAGGTATCTTTTTGACAATTGGTATAATTTGGTTCGCTATGTTACACCCGTCATTTTGACTCACCCGCTATCGCGCGGCCGTTGACTGGTCTGGTAACATAACACTATTGCTCAGctcctataaataaacattcgtTTTGCTTACGATAAAACAACCAATAGTAAGTAAAACGAGTCGTTTATGTTTATTAGGAACCGGGAGCTGGAATAAGTACAGTAAACTGTTTATCCCGTAAGCTACTCTTATCACATCACGTCACGGAAGGGCGACTCACGGTCCCCATGAGGTTGCTTATCTCTCATATACATGTCCCTTGGCCAGGCATCTTATGAAAGTCCCTTATTAACAAGAGTGACCATCAACCAAAACATGCAGAAGATATTCTTTGAAGGTCATATAGATGTACACACCAGCTTCGCAACTGGAACAGTTCGAAGCGATGTATGATGCTTCCCTTAGACCACCAGACAATTCTGAGAATATATTCAATAGTAGGGGGAACTTCAACGTGACAGTGTTTCCTTGTAATCGGATAACAAGTCGTGAAGAATCTATCTAAGCAAAGAACAAGACTAGCAGTTAGAACAATTAACCTCTTAGAACGCTAGGCCGTGTTCGTCGTACGTGACAAATATCTTCTCGATGGAAGTGATGTAGGCGGCTGTTCGGAGGTCGATGCCCAACTTGTGGGTTTTGGACGCCGCCGCCACGTTCTGGAACAAAATTTGTGTTTCACTTTATAACTTATTGGgagtttatttgcttgaacgctAATCTTGGAAACTATTGGTTGGATTTGATGTAAAAAGCTTTCAGTTATATATAGGTTTCATCATAGAATTTACCAAGGAAGCTTATACTTTAATTATATCTGagtgcgcgaagtagttcccatgagATGCAGATGGAATCGCTGGGGCAAGCTATTATAGGTTTCTCGCCCACACTAGTTTGTAGGATAGTTAatcggaccgattttttgtTCTGTTctgttctgttacagcctttttttatcgtcccactgctgggcacaggcctcctctcactctCACACGGAGAGCACGTTATTATTAAGATTTTCTAACTATAGCTATCACTGTTCTATTTGCCTCCTACAAGCAAACGGTCACCGATTGTCGGACATGGGGGTATTTAGGACGCAGACATACCATGCAGGCTTTGGTCATGGAGTACTCGAGGCCGGTGCCGACGATGTGCTTCTCGCTGGCGCCCGACATCATGGACGCGAACGCCTTGGTGGGCGCCACCTTCGCGTCCACTTTCGCCTTCTTCAGAGACTTCTCCACCGAATCTGAAGCATACCAATgttgtatattaattaaaatgaaaatctttattCGCAGAacaatgtaaaaacattaattaggtCTACAGATTTCAATGTTACAAAGAAATTCGCACTAACAATCCCAATTCCTAACTAAACGTAGGCCATCCCATATTAGAGTGGTTTTGCTTCTAATCGTGGGCCCTAAAAGCATTTATACCCTTCGATAATCTtctagtgtaaaatattttcaagatgCAAAATTTACAATTAGGTATTCGTTGTTAGAAAATGAGAATTTACCTAAAAGCGCAGTATTAGAATCCCTCCAGAACTTGATGCTTAGTTTGCCGAAGCTGACGTGGTTGAGGTTCTTGAGGAATTCGAAGTAGGAGACGGTGACACCGCCCGCGTTGGTCAGCAGGTCAGGGAGGATCAGAACCTTCTTTTGTAACAGAATGTCATCGGCGGACGGCGTCG
This genomic interval carries:
- the Gmer gene encoding GDP-L-fucose synthase; protein product: MSDERRVVLVTGGSGLVGQAIRIIIEEEKSLNNDSVKNESWIFCGSKDGDLRDKAQTEALFERHRPTHVIHLAAMVGGLFHNMAHNLDFFRENMAINDNVLSASHKNKVTKVVSCLSTCIFPDKTTYPIDETMVHNGPPHTSNFGYSYAKRMIDVLNRGYHESHGCTFTSVIPCNVFGPHDNFDLQSSHVIPALIRRMDDAMHNGDKTFTVMGSGKPLRQFIYSLDLARLFIWVLRNYDSVEPIILSVDEADEVTISTVAEMIKKAHGFPGDIVYDTTKADGQYKKTASNAKLRSLYKDFKFTPFETAIHDTVAWFKQNREHART